TCGATGACGGTGGATATCTTGGTGAGGCCGTCCACGATGTGGGCGATTTCGTTGCCAAATTCACGGGCCACATCTTCCAGGGTCACTTCCGTATCTTCCACGGTATCGTGTAACAAGGCACAGATAGCTGAGCGTACGCCCAGGCCTATTTCTTCCACACATATCTGTGCCACGGCGAGGGGATGCAGGATATAGGGTTCGCCTGATTTACGGCGCATTTCCTTATGAGCATCCGCTGCCATTTCAAAAGCAGTACGTACCAGCTCCCTGTCGCCTTTTTTCAGACGGGGTTTGAGCGCCCTTAACAAGGCGCGGTAATGCCGGACGATTTCTTTTTTTTCCTGCTCTTCGTCTAGATTATATTTTTGAACTGCCGCTGTTTCCATTGGGCCTAAAGTTACGATTTAATATAATCTGAAAGAAACAGGGGCTTAAAAGGGCGGCTGCTATTGTTTTGCCTGATTGGTAATGGGGATGGTGATCTTTTGCAACAGGAGGTCTTTAGGGACATTGAGGCGCATGCCTACGTTAAAGATCGTTTCCAGGTTGAGCCTTGGCTCGATCTTTATCTGTTTACGGATCTTTCCGATAAATACGTCCATACTGCGGCTGGAGGTGACATCGTCACGTCCCCAGAGTTTCATCAGCAGTTCGTCTTTTTTGATAATTACATTGGGGCGATTAAAGAAATAACGCAGCAGCTTGGCTTCTGTGGGGGAAAACGTGGCCACGTAGGCTGTCTGGCTGTCGCGGGGGTATACTTTCATTTTGCGGTAATTGAACGTATGGTCGCCTACTATGTGGCCGATCAGCAGTTCACTTTTGGGGGGGCGGGTCCATTTGAGGAAGGCTTTCACCCGCCTTTGCAGCTCGAGGAGACTGAAAGGTTTCACGATGTAGCCGTCTGCGCCCAGCTTAAAGCCGTCGAGCCTGTCGGCGTCCATGGTTTTTTCGGCAGAAAGGAAGAAGATGGGCACCAGTGTGTTTTTGCTGCGTACGTCCTTCGCGAGCTGAAAGCCGTTTTTCCTGGGCATCACAATGTCCACCAGCAGCATGTCATATCGTTTACGCTGGAATTCCTCCCATGCGTCTTCACCGTCCATACAGTGCTCTACCTGATAACCGATGCTTTCCAGGTTTTTTTTGACGATTTCCCCCAGTACCTTGTCGTCTTCTGCCAGCAAAATGCGGGGGTTCTTATTCACGTGGGTTTGCATATTCATAGTCAACCTTTTTGGGCGTATCTACCTATAAAACAAAAAACAGGCTGCCTTGGGTTATCGGCGGCCTGTTTTTATTATTCACTACAAATTAACACTAATTCACATCATTTTCACACTTTTTCCACAGCACTGATACGAATAGCCACTGCGTGATTCCAGGCCTGTTGCCGAAGCTTTTCAGGGATATGTACGGTAACAGTGTCCCCTTCGGTTTTCCACACCAGTTTACCGGAACCGCCCAACAACTGTAAAGATGCCCCTCTGGCCGGTTTCAGTCCTTTAAAAACAATCGTGGCAGGCAGTTGCTCCTGCTCGTCCAGCAGATAGATAGCATACACACTGCCGTCTTTTTTCCGGGTGAAACATACTTTACCGTCCTTATACGGCGCTACGGCCCGGGTGCCGTAGATAGCAGCACTGTTGATTTTCATCCAGTCACCGATACCTTTCATGGTGGTATAAGCCTCCTTGTGCAACTCTCCGTCAGGGCCGGGGCCTACATTCAGCAGGTAATTGCCGCCCTTGGCCACAATATCCACCAGATTGTGGATAAGCTTACCAACGGGTTTGTATTTGTCATCCGGCACATACGACCAGGAATTAGCCATCGTCATACAGGTTTCCCATGGATAAGCCAGCGGTTTCTCCGGGATCTGCTGTTCAGGGGTGCGGTAGTTTTCGTACGGACCATGCACGCTGCGGTCCACCACGATCAGCCCGGGCTGGTGGCTGCGCGCCATCCTGGCAATACGGCCCATATCTATGTCCTGGTCCTGCGGCAGTGTTTTGCTCCACGACAGGGATTCTTTGGTCTGCTGCTTCAAAGGCCTTACCCAGCCGCCATCCAGCCAAAGGATCTCC
The Chitinophaga varians genome window above contains:
- a CDS encoding response regulator transcription factor, with the protein product MNMQTHVNKNPRILLAEDDKVLGEIVKKNLESIGYQVEHCMDGEDAWEEFQRKRYDMLLVDIVMPRKNGFQLAKDVRSKNTLVPIFFLSAEKTMDADRLDGFKLGADGYIVKPFSLLELQRRVKAFLKWTRPPKSELLIGHIVGDHTFNYRKMKVYPRDSQTAYVATFSPTEAKLLRYFFNRPNVIIKKDELLMKLWGRDDVTSSRSMDVFIGKIRKQIKIEPRLNLETIFNVGMRLNVPKDLLLQKITIPITNQAKQ
- a CDS encoding alpha-L-fucosidase; this encodes MRKLWMALGCAWLAVSAASAQTEEPPYVPETDPVVVQKLDEWQDWKFGMIIHWGPYSQWGVVESWSICPEDEEWIGRKYPKMPYFEYLQKYQALGKTFNPTAFAPEKWAKAAKEAGMKYLVFTTKHHDGYCMFDTKQTDYRVTAPDVAFSKNPRANIAKEVFEAFRKEGIHAGAYFSKPDWHSDAYWWNYFPPRDRNVNYDVKKYPERWNQFKQYTYNQIEELMTGYGKLEILWLDGGWVRPLKQQTKESLSWSKTLPQDQDIDMGRIARMARSHQPGLIVVDRSVHGPYENYRTPEQQIPEKPLAYPWETCMTMANSWSYVPDDKYKPVGKLIHNLVDIVAKGGNYLLNVGPGPDGELHKEAYTTMKGIGDWMKINSAAIYGTRAVAPYKDGKVCFTRKKDGSVYAIYLLDEQEQLPATIVFKGLKPARGASLQLLGGSGKLVWKTEGDTVTVHIPEKLRQQAWNHAVAIRISAVEKV